A DNA window from Providencia huaxiensis contains the following coding sequences:
- the folE gene encoding GTP cyclohydrolase I FolE, producing MSSLSKEAELVHAALEARGLETPLRIQPKSGDERKKLIEGHMTEIMTLLNLDLTDDSLADTPRRIAKMYVDEIFSGLDYANFPKITLIENKMKVDEMVTVRDITLTSTCEHHFVTIDGKATVAYIPKDKVIGLSKINRIVQFFSQRPQVQERLTQQILVALQTLLGTTNVAVCIDAVHYCVKARGIRDATSATTTTSLGGLFKSSQNTRQEFLRAVRHL from the coding sequence ATGTCATCTCTGAGTAAAGAGGCCGAATTAGTTCATGCCGCGCTGGAGGCTAGAGGCTTAGAAACGCCTTTACGTATCCAGCCAAAGTCTGGCGACGAACGTAAGAAACTGATTGAAGGGCACATGACAGAGATCATGACGCTGCTGAATTTGGATTTAACCGATGACAGTTTAGCTGATACCCCTCGTCGTATCGCAAAAATGTATGTTGATGAAATTTTTTCAGGGCTTGATTACGCAAACTTTCCAAAAATCACTTTGATTGAAAATAAAATGAAAGTGGATGAAATGGTCACGGTGCGTGATATCACGCTAACAAGTACCTGTGAACACCATTTTGTTACGATCGATGGAAAGGCTACGGTTGCCTATATTCCAAAAGACAAAGTGATTGGTTTATCGAAAATTAATCGCATTGTGCAATTTTTCTCACAACGCCCACAAGTGCAAGAGCGCTTAACTCAGCAAATTTTGGTTGCTTTGCAAACATTATTGGGAACAACAAATGTGGCAGTTTGCATAGATGCGGTGCATTATTGCGTGAAAGCTCGTGGTATTCGTGACGCGACAAGTGCAACAACAACAACGTCACTTGGTGGGTTATTTAAATCAAGCCAAAATACACGGCAAGAATTTTTACGTGCAGTTCGTCACTTATAA
- the yeiB gene encoding DUF418 domain-containing protein YeiB translates to MTTTTPSSRIDQLDAVRGIAILGILLMNIFAFALPQAAYLNPYYTNTTSDSEAYLWGVFNVLFQGKVLAIFSILFGATLALLHSRSLRWNQCRLSVLALFGVIHGVGFWDGDILLAYALTGLLVTYLLNQYDDSLLLKIALSIYLVGLVILLVLGSSIDPSGFWQTTDEQLAFEYVMHTSGGMDGVLYRASEMLKMVEMLVIQYGWQLAALMIIGALLMKNGWLQGQFSAQHYRQIAYIFILPSILVQIVSLYMQSQFNWSYFSTSIIGYIINELVIPFQSLGYIALVYGFWEKIANNKVIHGLQYVGRMALSNYILQTLICTTLFYQLGYFGQFTRVELIVLIPIIWGINVLFSYYWLMFFRQGPLEWCWRKLTAKLIGR, encoded by the coding sequence ATGACAACAACGACACCGTCAAGCCGCATTGACCAACTTGACGCTGTTCGTGGTATAGCAATTTTAGGTATTCTGCTAATGAATATCTTTGCATTTGCTTTACCACAAGCAGCGTATTTAAACCCTTACTATACCAATACAACATCCGATTCAGAGGCTTACCTCTGGGGTGTTTTCAATGTCCTTTTTCAAGGTAAAGTTCTCGCGATTTTTTCAATCCTATTTGGGGCAACGCTTGCTTTATTACACTCTCGCTCTCTTCGTTGGAACCAGTGCCGTTTATCTGTTTTAGCCCTATTCGGGGTGATCCATGGGGTTGGTTTTTGGGATGGTGATATTCTGTTGGCTTATGCATTAACCGGCTTGTTAGTGACCTATTTGCTTAATCAATATGATGATAGTTTATTATTGAAAATAGCACTATCAATCTATTTGGTTGGGTTAGTTATTTTGCTCGTGTTGGGAAGTAGTATAGATCCCTCCGGTTTTTGGCAAACCACGGATGAGCAACTGGCATTTGAATATGTGATGCATACCTCGGGGGGAATGGATGGTGTGCTTTATCGGGCGTCAGAGATGCTCAAAATGGTTGAAATGTTGGTTATCCAATATGGCTGGCAATTAGCGGCATTGATGATTATTGGCGCACTGTTAATGAAAAATGGCTGGTTACAAGGGCAATTTAGCGCTCAACACTACCGTCAAATAGCCTACATATTTATCTTGCCATCGATATTGGTCCAAATAGTTTCGCTATACATGCAAAGCCAATTTAATTGGAGTTATTTTTCAACATCAATCATTGGTTACATTATTAATGAGCTAGTTATTCCATTCCAATCTTTAGGATATATCGCTTTGGTGTATGGTTTTTGGGAAAAAATCGCAAATAACAAGGTAATCCATGGGCTGCAATATGTGGGGCGGATGGCGCTGAGTAATTATATTTTGCAAACGCTAATTTGTACCACACTGTTTTACCAATTAGGCTATTTTGGTCAATTCACGCGGGTTGAATTAATTGTCTTGATTCCCATTATTTGGGGAATAAATGTATTATTTTCTTATTATTGGCTGATGTTTTTCAGACAAGGCCCACTTGAATGGTGTTGGCGCAAATTAACAGCAAAGTTAATAGGTAGATGA
- the sanA gene encoding outer membrane permeability protein SanA: protein MRKRLFFGLIILAGIAFTTIMLLDRWISWDTAPYIYEDVEKLPARDVGMVLGTSKYYASGVNNLYYTYRIKGAAEAYHSGKVKYLLLSGDNGAHNYNEPINMRKDLIKEGVPASKIVLDFAGFRTLDSVVRTKKVFDTDNFTIITQRFHCERAVFIAKHKGIDAQCLAVPTPSGMYRVRVREVFARLGALADLYILKREPKFLGEQESIPAPIKMPAGIKGYPAVSPDEVNKLK from the coding sequence ATGAGGAAACGTCTGTTTTTTGGTCTTATTATTCTTGCAGGGATCGCATTTACGACCATAATGTTGCTTGATCGCTGGATAAGCTGGGATACCGCCCCCTATATCTATGAAGATGTAGAAAAATTGCCTGCGCGCGATGTCGGGATGGTACTCGGCACATCCAAATATTATGCCTCTGGTGTTAATAACCTCTATTATACCTATCGCATTAAAGGCGCAGCGGAAGCATACCACAGTGGAAAAGTGAAATATTTGCTCCTCAGTGGTGATAATGGCGCTCATAATTACAATGAGCCAATCAACATGCGCAAAGATTTAATTAAAGAAGGGGTTCCAGCCTCCAAAATTGTGCTCGATTTTGCTGGTTTTAGGACATTAGACTCCGTAGTACGCACTAAAAAAGTGTTTGATACCGATAATTTTACGATTATTACCCAGCGTTTTCATTGTGAACGTGCGGTCTTTATCGCCAAACATAAAGGTATTGATGCGCAATGTTTAGCGGTTCCGACACCTTCTGGGATGTATAGAGTGAGAGTGCGTGAAGTGTTTGCGCGGCTAGGCGCTCTGGCAGATTTATATATCTTAAAACGGGAGCCTAAATTTTTAGGTGAACAAGAATCGATCCCAGCCCCGATTAAAATGCCAGCCGGAATTAAAGGCTATCCGGCGGTTTCACCGGATGAAGTCAATAAATTGAAGTAG
- a CDS encoding sugar-binding protein encodes MKLTTLLAASAVFVTASVAAKEYQINHTDQLKSLNDATKSTEVWEKAEILTDFTYPWEKEAAPKTDFRALWSDDTLYFRFIADDKDIQLGDNPDKDQAVLDSDRVELFFATSPELKPYYTAEMDPKGRTFDAKANYYREVDPSWNWETLQTVGEITPNGYVLTGKIDLDEFTKLDLWQDADKQTLMCAILRGEFSAGEPKQVRKWISWIKPDSVKPDFHIPSAFGTCKFVK; translated from the coding sequence ATGAAACTAACGACATTATTAGCCGCGAGTGCTGTGTTTGTTACCGCGAGTGTGGCAGCGAAAGAGTACCAAATCAATCATACCGATCAGTTAAAATCACTCAATGATGCGACTAAAAGTACGGAAGTCTGGGAAAAAGCAGAAATATTAACCGATTTTACGTACCCATGGGAAAAGGAAGCGGCTCCCAAAACAGATTTTCGCGCTTTGTGGAGTGATGACACATTATATTTCCGTTTTATTGCAGATGATAAAGATATTCAGTTAGGTGATAACCCAGATAAAGACCAAGCGGTGTTAGATTCTGACCGAGTCGAACTCTTTTTTGCGACTAGCCCTGAACTAAAACCTTATTACACGGCTGAAATGGACCCGAAAGGACGTACTTTCGATGCAAAAGCTAATTATTACCGTGAAGTTGACCCAAGTTGGAACTGGGAGACATTACAAACCGTGGGTGAAATAACGCCAAATGGTTATGTATTAACGGGAAAAATTGATTTAGATGAATTTACTAAACTCGATTTATGGCAAGACGCAGACAAGCAGACACTAATGTGTGCCATTTTACGCGGAGAGTTCAGCGCGGGTGAACCTAAGCAAGTGCGTAAATGGATTAGCTGGATCAAACCTGATTCTGTTAAACCTGATTTTCACATCCCATCTGCCTTCGGAACCTGTAAGTTCGTAAAATAG
- the murQ gene encoding N-acetylmuramic acid 6-phosphate etherase, with the protein MSLAENTLSDCLHNEFNQETQQFSRLDTLSMVKVINQADSTVAGAIQAVLPAIAQVVDAIAGCLKQGGRLFYIGAGTSGRLAVLDSAECPPTFGTSPEMVQSIIAGGQNAMLKAVENIEDSVESAIEELKKRQLCAKDVVVGIAASGRTPFTLAGIEYANEIGALTVAITTRGRGLVSEVAKLAIAPDVGPEVLSGSTRMKSGTAQKMILGMLSTCVMGRLGRIHTNLMVDVVASNIKLLRRAERIVSEVCGIDEHTAAGLLAQVDYHPRRAILMHELQINAQQATDIVQQHPNTTLDSMLDTHR; encoded by the coding sequence ATGTCTCTAGCCGAAAATACTCTGAGTGACTGCCTACACAATGAATTCAATCAGGAAACACAACAGTTTTCACGGTTGGATACACTCTCGATGGTGAAGGTTATTAACCAAGCAGATAGTACCGTTGCAGGGGCTATTCAGGCCGTTCTACCCGCGATTGCCCAAGTGGTTGACGCGATTGCCGGATGCTTAAAACAAGGTGGGCGCTTGTTTTACATTGGGGCGGGAACCAGTGGCAGGCTAGCCGTGTTAGACAGTGCAGAATGCCCACCCACATTTGGCACTTCACCTGAAATGGTGCAGTCGATTATTGCAGGTGGCCAAAATGCCATGCTAAAAGCGGTTGAAAATATTGAGGATTCAGTAGAGTCAGCGATTGAAGAGCTAAAAAAACGCCAACTCTGTGCCAAAGATGTCGTGGTGGGTATTGCAGCCAGCGGACGCACACCATTTACCTTAGCGGGCATTGAATATGCTAATGAAATCGGTGCGTTAACGGTGGCAATTACTACGCGAGGCCGAGGGCTAGTCAGCGAAGTAGCAAAATTGGCGATTGCCCCTGATGTTGGCCCTGAAGTGTTATCAGGTTCGACTCGCATGAAAAGCGGTACTGCGCAAAAAATGATTTTAGGCATGCTAAGTACTTGTGTGATGGGGAGATTAGGCCGTATTCATACTAATTTAATGGTTGATGTTGTTGCGAGTAATATCAAATTACTGCGCCGCGCAGAACGAATTGTAAGTGAGGTCTGCGGTATTGATGAACACACCGCAGCAGGGCTATTGGCACAAGTGGATTATCATCCACGACGCGCAATTTTAATGCATGAGTTACAAATCAACGCACAGCAAGCGACGGACATCGTTCAACAGCATCCAAATACCACATTGGACAGCATGTTAGATACACACCGTTAA
- a CDS encoding PTS transporter subunit EIIC, with translation MANKIEHLEVLAREIEKYAGGFENVATLTHCMTRIRLVLKDNSKFDAEALKQIEGVKGVIFNGEQQQVIVGMGTAAKVFSVMNKRMQGSSSSTTETAKPTEKKAFSIRRTLNTLAAIFVPTIPALIGCGLIMGLINIVRLVAPGVVDQFPELFKLLKLIGSAVFVYLSIMIGVNTAKELGASTSIGAVMAGLLSMPGLADITLFGSKLVPGSGGIFAVLMVVVFSSKFEVWFRSIIKESLDLIVTPFVTILVSAMVAIVVFQPAGHYLNQILAQGVSVALLNSGGGAVATGGILGGSFLFLLLTGLHQGLIPIHAEILQTFGLNYLFPILAMGGMGQVGSCFWVYLKTKNQRLKKTLVGALPVGIFGVGEPLLFGVSLPLGKPFIAGCIGGAAGGALMAFFHVGIIIPFGTAGLSLIPLVGDGQILDFLIAVAGAWIVGFIASMIIGFTDPEK, from the coding sequence ATGGCTAATAAGATAGAACATCTGGAAGTACTCGCCAGAGAAATAGAAAAATATGCGGGCGGCTTTGAGAACGTGGCAACATTAACTCATTGTATGACGCGTATCCGTTTAGTTTTAAAAGATAATAGCAAATTCGATGCTGAGGCCTTGAAGCAAATTGAAGGCGTAAAAGGCGTGATTTTCAATGGTGAACAGCAACAAGTGATTGTTGGGATGGGAACCGCAGCAAAAGTCTTTTCAGTGATGAACAAACGTATGCAAGGTAGTTCGTCCTCAACAACAGAAACGGCTAAGCCTACAGAAAAAAAAGCGTTCTCGATCCGTCGTACTTTAAATACGTTAGCCGCTATATTTGTCCCTACCATTCCAGCTCTGATTGGTTGCGGTCTTATTATGGGGCTAATCAATATCGTCCGCTTGGTTGCTCCGGGGGTTGTCGACCAATTCCCTGAGTTATTTAAGTTATTAAAATTGATTGGTAGCGCAGTATTTGTTTATCTTTCAATTATGATTGGGGTGAATACCGCGAAAGAGCTTGGTGCTTCCACCTCAATTGGTGCGGTCATGGCTGGGCTACTTTCGATGCCAGGTTTAGCGGATATCACCTTATTTGGCTCGAAATTAGTCCCAGGTAGTGGGGGGATTTTTGCGGTACTGATGGTGGTCGTTTTCTCTTCTAAATTTGAAGTGTGGTTTAGAAGTATCATTAAAGAAAGCTTAGATCTTATCGTGACGCCATTTGTGACCATTTTAGTCTCTGCGATGGTCGCAATTGTGGTGTTCCAACCCGCAGGACATTACTTAAACCAGATTTTGGCTCAAGGGGTTTCTGTCGCTTTATTAAATAGTGGCGGTGGCGCCGTGGCGACTGGCGGTATCTTAGGCGGCAGTTTCTTATTCTTATTACTAACGGGTTTACACCAAGGTTTGATCCCAATTCATGCTGAAATTTTGCAAACTTTTGGCCTGAATTACTTGTTCCCAATTTTAGCGATGGGCGGAATGGGGCAAGTGGGCTCGTGTTTCTGGGTTTATTTAAAAACCAAAAACCAACGTTTGAAAAAAACCTTAGTCGGTGCGTTGCCTGTGGGTATTTTTGGTGTCGGTGAACCGTTATTATTCGGTGTGTCATTGCCATTAGGTAAACCATTCATTGCGGGTTGTATTGGTGGCGCGGCTGGCGGGGCATTAATGGCATTCTTCCATGTCGGGATCATCATTCCTTTTGGAACAGCAGGGTTATCATTAATTCCATTAGTGGGTGATGGCCAAATCCTGGATTTCTTAATTGCTGTTGCAGGTGCATGGATTGTCGGGTTCATTGCCAGTATGATAATAGGCTTCACTGATCCAGAAAAATAA
- a CDS encoding MurR/RpiR family transcriptional regulator, with translation MSTLTVKLESMQTRGKGTEQRIATFLLDNRESLIAMNAAELAQAAGVSSASVIRFSRQMGYRGYPEFKVDYLSDEKQHKAESLYGNLSRHDDTSQIIAKTGQMFISAIEKSLDLLEPSVVDTIAQKMFQAKRIVLFGVGSSAIVASDIFHKLVRINKHALFSYDLHVQLSYSANLGPEDLAIAVTARGNTQEINSMLRAAKETGCPTVALTRFGQDEAIKLADFALPYFYDEQHSQLGIITPQVLQMITFDTLFFKYLTLADSDANEALQKGRRALIQGKS, from the coding sequence ATGTCGACACTGACGGTAAAACTGGAAAGCATGCAGACACGCGGTAAAGGCACAGAACAACGTATTGCCACATTTTTGTTGGATAATCGCGAAAGCCTTATTGCGATGAATGCAGCGGAATTGGCACAAGCGGCTGGGGTCAGTAGTGCATCTGTTATCCGCTTTTCACGCCAAATGGGGTACCGTGGCTATCCTGAATTTAAAGTCGATTATTTGTCGGATGAGAAGCAACACAAAGCGGAAAGTTTATACGGTAATCTGAGTCGTCACGATGATACTTCTCAGATTATCGCCAAAACAGGGCAAATGTTTATTTCGGCTATTGAAAAATCACTGGATTTACTTGAGCCATCTGTCGTAGATACCATCGCGCAAAAAATGTTTCAGGCCAAACGTATCGTGCTGTTTGGTGTCGGGTCTTCAGCCATTGTTGCCAGTGATATTTTCCATAAATTAGTTCGCATTAATAAACACGCACTGTTTAGTTATGATTTGCATGTTCAGCTAAGTTATTCGGCAAATTTGGGGCCAGAAGACCTTGCAATTGCGGTAACAGCGCGTGGAAATACTCAAGAAATCAATAGCATGCTTCGAGCTGCAAAAGAAACAGGTTGCCCGACAGTCGCACTGACGCGGTTTGGTCAAGATGAAGCGATAAAGTTAGCGGACTTCGCCTTGCCTTATTTTTATGATGAGCAACATTCCCAATTAGGCATCATCACCCCCCAAGTGTTACAGATGATTACTTTCGATACATTATTTTTTAAATACCTCACGTTAGCAGATAGTGATGCAAATGAAGCATTACAAAAAGGGCGACGCGCACTGATACAAGGCAAGAGTTAA
- a CDS encoding sulfite exporter TauE/SafE family protein, whose amino-acid sequence MIVTELAIGALIGLIISTTGVGGGVIVLPILTYFFGLNALAAVATANFLSMLMKVSSSYMHFRLGNIPFKGALIVLAIMLPSTFLSSLLVTWLGGLPGYEKQVEWGINLLVAAAIIFSLYLFVQRMFFVSIIKQEAAKGDQLKSMAVPAVLAGVVLGATGVGGGVVVLPMLLRYMQLNIKQAIGTSIFVTTVLSGSSALAYAQDGYTDLKLALILCAGALIVMPLAKYLLIRLSERTFQYITLLLITCSAVMMTMNLFTF is encoded by the coding sequence ATGATTGTAACGGAGTTAGCGATAGGTGCACTTATTGGGCTGATTATTAGCACAACGGGTGTCGGTGGTGGTGTGATTGTATTACCGATACTGACCTATTTTTTTGGGCTGAATGCATTAGCAGCCGTAGCCACGGCCAATTTCCTTTCGATGCTAATGAAGGTTTCTTCTTCTTATATGCATTTTCGCTTAGGCAATATCCCCTTTAAAGGAGCGCTCATTGTATTAGCGATTATGTTGCCGAGCACCTTTCTTTCTAGTTTGCTTGTGACATGGCTTGGGGGATTACCGGGGTATGAAAAACAAGTCGAGTGGGGTATTAACCTGTTAGTGGCTGCTGCCATTATCTTTTCGCTCTATTTATTTGTTCAGCGAATGTTTTTTGTTTCGATCATCAAACAAGAAGCGGCAAAAGGAGATCAGCTAAAATCCATGGCTGTGCCAGCTGTTCTAGCGGGTGTTGTACTTGGTGCAACTGGAGTTGGTGGTGGGGTGGTTGTTCTCCCAATGTTGTTGCGCTATATGCAACTGAATATTAAGCAAGCAATTGGCACATCGATTTTTGTAACAACTGTGTTGTCTGGCTCTTCTGCTTTGGCCTATGCGCAAGACGGTTATACCGATTTAAAATTGGCGCTGATACTGTGTGCGGGGGCATTGATTGTGATGCCACTGGCTAAATATTTACTGATCCGTTTATCCGAGCGCACTTTCCAATACATTACATTGTTATTAATTACCTGTAGCGCAGTTATGATGACAATGAATTTATTCACTTTCTAG
- a CDS encoding rhomboid family intramembrane serine protease: MTGDLNAAIPQKPKFSLWAIALTLFIAALNIVVYFYQLNYAAPLDSQENNLLLFGANVYQLSLTGDWWRYPVSMVLHSGGMHLALNTLALFVIGIECERTYGKFRMLAIYLFSGIGAAFFSAYWQYSEAINAVANRASMNAWNSLYLPDNTVYITVGIGASGAIMGLAAASVIDLLKRINNPSLSLEERNQLKRPLYNIIGMIALTLINGLQSGIDNAAHIGGAVLGAVISGAFVLAPQATFRAKLLSSGLIVLIAATLLAMTLSQFSSLQDEDLNYERQFIYQEMAKELNQR, from the coding sequence ATGACTGGCGACCTCAATGCTGCTATTCCACAGAAACCTAAGTTTTCCCTATGGGCAATAGCTCTAACACTTTTTATTGCAGCGCTGAATATTGTTGTTTATTTTTACCAGCTCAATTATGCCGCCCCACTCGATTCCCAAGAAAATAACTTATTGCTATTTGGTGCCAATGTTTACCAACTTTCATTAACGGGGGATTGGTGGCGCTATCCAGTCAGTATGGTATTGCACTCAGGTGGTATGCACCTTGCTTTGAATACGTTGGCTTTGTTTGTTATTGGGATTGAATGCGAACGTACCTATGGGAAATTTAGGATGCTCGCGATATACCTATTTTCAGGTATTGGCGCGGCATTTTTTAGTGCTTATTGGCAATACAGTGAAGCCATTAATGCAGTAGCGAACCGTGCATCGATGAATGCGTGGAATAGTTTATATTTACCTGATAACACAGTGTATATTACCGTGGGTATTGGCGCATCTGGCGCTATAATGGGATTAGCTGCCGCTTCTGTAATTGATTTATTGAAAAGAATTAATAACCCGAGTCTCTCTCTTGAAGAACGCAACCAATTAAAACGCCCGCTATATAATATTATTGGGATGATTGCGCTAACTCTCATCAATGGTTTGCAGTCAGGTATTGATAACGCTGCTCATATTGGTGGTGCTGTACTTGGTGCGGTTATTAGCGGTGCTTTTGTGCTTGCGCCACAAGCAACATTTCGGGCAAAACTGCTTTCTAGTGGCTTAATTGTACTTATAGCTGCCACCTTACTGGCCATGACACTCAGCCAGTTTTCTTCCTTACAAGACGAAGACCTAAACTATGAGCGCCAGTTTATTTACCAAGAAATGGCAAAAGAACTTAATCAGCGATAA
- a CDS encoding NAD-dependent malic enzyme, protein MEHEYETKRPLYIPYAGPILLEFPLLNKGSAFTEEERANFNLHGLLPEQVETIEEQVERAYRQLIDFKSDIDKHIYLRNIQDTNETLFYRLIDAHLTEVMPIIYTPTVGEACEHFSDIYRRARGLFISYPNREYIDDMLQNATKQNVKVIVVTDGERILGLGDQGIGGMGIPIGKLSLYTACGGISPAYTLPIVIDVGTNNPQRLNDPLYMGWRHPRITGDEYNEFLDEFVQAVKRRWPNVLLQFEDFAQKNAMPLLTRYRDELCCFNDDIQGTASVALGSLIAASHAAGSKLSDQRVTFLGAGSAGCGIAEQIIAQMKSEGLSDEEARSRIYMVDRFGLLTDKLPNLLDFQAKLTQNSENLASWDVNSDSISLLDVVRNAKPTILIGVSGQAGLFTEEIIKEMHKHCERPIVMPLSNPTSRVEARPEDIINWTDGKALVATGSPFSPVSYKEQVFPIAQCNNSYIFPGIGLGVIASGAKRVTDGMLMAASRALASCSPLAKNGEGALLPLLSDIQDVSRIIAKQVAKEAQVQGVATVTSDSALDEAIERNFWKPEYRTYKRTSF, encoded by the coding sequence ATGGAACATGAGTACGAAACAAAACGCCCTCTCTATATACCCTACGCTGGCCCAATTTTGCTTGAATTCCCTTTGCTGAATAAAGGAAGCGCCTTCACCGAAGAAGAGCGTGCAAATTTTAACTTGCATGGTTTACTTCCTGAACAAGTTGAAACCATCGAAGAACAAGTTGAACGTGCCTACCGTCAATTGATTGATTTTAAATCAGATATTGATAAACATATTTATCTGCGAAATATTCAAGATACCAACGAAACCTTATTTTATCGCCTTATAGATGCCCACCTGACAGAAGTAATGCCAATTATCTATACCCCAACCGTGGGTGAAGCTTGTGAGCATTTCTCTGACATTTATCGTCGTGCACGTGGTTTATTTATTTCTTATCCAAACCGTGAATACATCGACGACATGCTACAAAACGCCACCAAACAAAATGTGAAAGTGATTGTTGTTACCGATGGCGAACGTATTTTAGGCCTTGGTGACCAAGGTATCGGCGGTATGGGTATCCCAATTGGGAAACTCTCTCTCTATACCGCTTGTGGGGGTATCAGCCCTGCTTATACTTTGCCTATTGTTATTGATGTAGGAACCAACAACCCACAGCGTCTGAATGACCCTCTATATATGGGATGGCGCCACCCACGTATTACTGGTGATGAATACAACGAATTCCTTGATGAATTTGTCCAAGCAGTAAAACGCCGTTGGCCAAACGTATTGCTCCAATTTGAAGACTTCGCTCAGAAAAATGCGATGCCTTTATTAACCCGCTACCGTGATGAGCTTTGCTGTTTTAATGATGATATTCAAGGCACTGCATCCGTTGCATTAGGTAGCTTAATTGCCGCCAGCCATGCAGCAGGCAGTAAGCTAAGCGACCAACGCGTGACTTTCTTGGGTGCCGGTTCCGCAGGTTGCGGTATTGCAGAGCAAATCATCGCCCAGATGAAATCCGAAGGCTTGAGCGACGAAGAAGCGCGTTCACGCATTTATATGGTTGACCGCTTTGGTTTATTAACCGATAAACTGCCTAATTTACTCGATTTCCAAGCTAAGTTAACGCAAAACAGTGAGAATTTAGCCAGCTGGGATGTTAACAGTGACTCAATTTCACTGTTAGATGTCGTACGCAATGCCAAACCAACCATATTGATTGGTGTGTCTGGCCAAGCTGGGTTATTCACAGAAGAAATCATTAAAGAGATGCATAAGCACTGTGAACGCCCTATCGTGATGCCATTATCGAACCCAACGTCACGTGTTGAAGCTCGCCCAGAAGATATTATCAATTGGACTGATGGAAAAGCATTGGTCGCAACAGGAAGTCCATTTAGCCCAGTATCTTACAAAGAGCAAGTGTTCCCAATTGCACAATGTAACAACTCCTATATCTTCCCGGGTATCGGTCTTGGTGTGATCGCCTCTGGTGCTAAACGCGTTACTGATGGCATGTTAATGGCCGCCAGCCGCGCTCTCGCCAGCTGTTCACCTCTTGCTAAAAATGGTGAAGGTGCGCTATTGCCTCTGCTATCTGATATCCAAGATGTTTCTCGCATTATTGCTAAACAAGTTGCCAAAGAAGCACAAGTTCAAGGTGTGGCAACCGTCACATCGGATAGCGCTCTTGATGAAGCCATTGAACGTAATTTCTGGAAGCCTGAGTACCGTACTTATAAACGTACTTCGTTTTAA